Within Synergistaceae bacterium, the genomic segment CGGCATGTTCGGTCTTCACGCCTCTGTGACATTGAGCGGTGAAACCCTGGCGCAATGCCGCGAGGCTATAGGGGACCGAAACGTGGGATATCACGTCCACGTGGCGGAGGGACCCGCCGACGAGGAGGACTCTTTAGCGAAATACGGCAAGCGTATCGTCCAGCGCTTCCATGAATTCGGCATCACGGGGGATAAATCTCTTTTCATTCACTGCGTTCATCTGGACAACGAAGAGCTGGAGACCATTAAGCGGACAGGCACAGCCGTCGTGCATAACCCAGAGTCCAACATGGGCAACGCCGTGGGCTGTACACCTCTTCTAAAGATTTGCGACATGGGGATTTTGACGGGGCTCGGCACGGACGGGTACGTCAGCGACATGTTGCAGTCCTACAAAATGGCCAACGCGCTCCAAAAACACCACAACAGACATCCCAATGTGGCCTGGGGTGAAATTCCGACGATGCTTTTCGAAAATAACGCGAAGATCTGCGCCCGTTACTTCAAGACGCCTGTAGGGAAATTGGCCAGCGGGTGCGCGGGGGACGTGGTGGTTTCCGACTACATTCCGCCAACTCCGCTTTCCGCCGAAAATATCAACGGACATCTACTGTTCGGCACTACGGGCCGCAGCGTGCTCACTACGGTAGCGTCGGGAAAGGTCTTGATGCGGGATCGCCACTTGGCGGAGTTGGACGAAAAAGCCATCTTCGCCAAAGCGCGGGAAGTGGCCTTAAAAACCTGGGAGGCCGTTTAAAAGCGAGGCTTGAATTAAACACGAGGACCGGGGGCGTGTCCTCGCAAAGAGGGGGGTTTCAGTCATGTCGCATATCATGAGACCGCAGTTGTTCGAAGACCTGCTTCGTTGGGTTGCGGGAGAGTATCAATCGACGGATTCGATTTTCGGCATCCACAAATCGCTTTTTTATGTTCCAAAGAAAAACGCGCCTTATTCCACCGAGATTTTCGGTCACCGGCTCTTGACTCCTTTTGGTCCAGCGGCGGGACCAAATAGTCAGTTGACCCAAAATATCGTAGCGAGCTGGTTGGGCGGAGCGCGCTTTATAGAGTTAAAAACCGTTCAGGTCATGGACGAGCTGGAGCTAGGCCGTCCATGCATCGATATGGCGGACGAGGGGTACAACGCCGAATGGTCCCAGGAACTGAAGTTGGAGCAGTCCGTACAAGAATACGTCAAAGCCTGGGTGTTGCTCCACGTGTTGCAGCGGATGCTGGGTTGGGAAAAACTTCCTTTCGGGACCGTCTTCAACATGAGCGCGGGGTACAACCTGGAGGGAATCAAGAGTCCTCGTATGCAACGATTCATGGACACGCTGACAAAAGCGGAGGAGCCCATTGCCAGGTATAAAGCGATCCTTGATAGGGATTTTCCACAGTACGCGGATATCGAGGTGCCCTCCCAGTTGGTGAACAGCGTGACTCTATCCACCATGCACGGTTGCCCTCCAGATGAAATACAGAAAATCGGGCTCTATTTCCTGGAGGAGAAGGGCCTTCATCTGATCCTGAAGCTCAACCCGACGCTTCTGGGCAAAAAAGAAGCTATGAAGATTCTACACGAGGATCTGGGCTATAAAGACATTGATATTCACGACGATACCTTCGACCACGACCTCCAATATCCCCGGGCTCTGGAAATCGTTTCCACTCTCAAGAACCGAGCAAAAGAGCTGGGGCTTTTCTTTGGCGTCAAACTGACCAACACTTTTGCGATGGTCAATTATCGCGGGGTCATGCCGGGCGAGGAAATGTATATGTCAGGCCGCTCTCTCTTTCCGATCAGCATGCAGCTTTTTGAACGCGTCTCCGAGCGCTTCGGAGGAAATTTACCCGTATCCTACTCAGCCGGAGCCGATGAATTGAACGTGCCCGCCCTATTCGCCTGCGGCGCCATGCCGGTCACGATGGCCTCCGATCTTCTAAAGCCAGGGGGGTACGCGAAGTTCCGTCCCTGCATCGAGGCACTGGAGGGCGCGATGGAGAAGGCGGGGGCGACAACTCTGAAAGAATTCGCGAGTGATCGCCTAGAAACCCTTAAAAACACGGCAAAAGACGCCCTTTCCAACCCTCGTTATAAAAAGAGCGCTTTTGAGGGCGTGCCCAAAGTCACTTCCGAGTTAAGGCTTTTCGACTGCGTGACGGCTCCCTGTATGGGAAGCTGCGCGGTGTGTCAGGACGTGCCAGCCTACGCCTGGCGGATCGCCCAAGGGGATTTCGACGGTGCTTTGGCCGTCATCCTCCGCAAGAATCCGCTACCTGGGGTGACAGGACATGTCTGCACTCACCTTTGTCAAAGTACCTGTACCCGTAATAACTACGATAGTCCCGTGGCCATTCGCGCTCTCAAGCGGTTCGCCGCGGAGCGAGAGCAGAGCCCAAGCAAAACCCCGGACGCGAAACGGGACACGAAGGAGACCGAGCAGAAGGTGGCCGTCATCGGAGCGGGACCTTCAGGGCTGGCCGCGGGCGCGTATCTGGCCTTGGCGGGTGTGGATGTCACGATCTTCGAGGAAATGCCGAGAGCGGGCGGCATGATGGCCCTTGCTCCGGAGTTTCGTCTGCCGAAAGAAGTTATGGACGCGGACGTCCGGCGCATCATGGATCTGGGGGTCAAGATCGAGCTGAATCACAAAATCACCGAGCCCCCTGAAAACCTCCTAGAAAAGGGTTTCGACGCCGTCTACGTGGCCTGTGGTTTTCCTGAGGACGCGCGTTTCTCCCTTCCGATCTCCGTTCCTGGCGGGGACGCCCTGGAGGCTTCCGCGTCGGTCTTCACCTCCATGAAATTGCTCAAGTCCGTGGCGCTGGGGAAAGAGCTGGATCTGGGTAAAAAAACGATCGTCATCGGCGGCGGCAACACCGCGATGGACGTGGCACGCACGGCTTCGCGCCTGACGGGCAACCCGGTAACCGTCGTCTATCGCCGTACTCGGACCGAGATGCCGGCCATCCAAGAGGAGCGGGATTTGGTCTTCGAGGAGGGCAACGAGCTGGTGGAGCTGGCGGATCCCTGTGGAGTCGTCGTCGAGAACGGCAAGGTGACGGGGCTAGAGTGCAGAAAGTGTCGCTTGGGAGACCCCGACGCCTCTGGCCGGCGCGCGCCGATACCCACGGAGGAGAAGTTTGTCGTCAAGGGTGACTCCATCGTGATCGCGGTAGGGCAGGGATCTGAGAAGGAGCTTTTTCATGGAAGCCGGGTGATCACCAAAAAGAACGGCGCGGTGGAGATTCGCTCCAAATATTCTGACTCCGCCGGCATGACGTCGGTTTGCGGTGTTTTCGCGGGCGGTGATGCTACCCGAACCCCGGCTATCGTCATTCAGGGCTGCGCGGACGGCGCGAGGGCCGCCAAGGCCATCTGTTGTCAGTTGGGGATTTTGAATTCGAGTGAAACCGCGAACGAAAAATTACCGCCTTTGACTGAGAGAGAGATCTTGGAGGTCAAGGCTTCACGTACCCATAAAAGTTTCCAGCACAAGGAATCACATTTGCCTCTCTCGGAGCGCAAGGGCTTCGATCTGGTGGAGCGGACCCTTTCACCCGAAGATGCCCAGGCCGAGGCTCGCCGGTGCCTGCAATGCGCCACGTTCTGCGACAAATGCGTGGAGGTCTGCCCCAACCGAGCCAACGTCTCCTACAAGGTGACGCCGATCAAGGTGGATGTACCGAGAATTTGTTCCGAGGACGGAACCGCGGTGATCGTGGGGACGGAACAGGTGGAAATTTCTCAATCGCGTCAGGTTCTCCACATCGACGACTTTTGCAACGAGTGCGGCAACTGCGCCACGTTCTGCGTCCACGAAGGGCATCCTTATCGGGATAAACCGAGGCTGGTGCTCAACGGACCCGATTTCGCGGCACAGGACGACAATGTGTTTCAAATCGACGGCAACGTTCTCCGGCGCCGGGAGGGAGGCAGAGAAAGCCGCCTCACGATCGAGCGGGGAGGCTACCTTTACGAAAACGAATCGCTTTCCGTAGAACTGGACAACGGGTTCGCCGTCCGGAGCTTGACGCCGAGAGGCCATGTAGAGGAGTGTTCGTTGCGTGATGCCGTGGAGATGGCCGTGATGTTCAATGGAATCAGAGCTTCGGCACCTTATCTAAATTCAATACCTTATCTAAATTCAATAAAAGGCCTAAAGATGGGGTAGGCAAGTGCCCACGTAAATAAAAAGAGTAGACGTAAAGGAGAAATTCGGCAATGGACTTCAAGAAAATTCAAGAGTTGGCCAAGCGTTATGAACCTGATATAACCCGCTTTCTGCGCGATATGATCGCCATTCCCAGCGAGAGCTGCAACGAAAAAGGCGTCGTACTGCGGATCAAAGAAGAAATGGAGAAGGTGGGCTTCGACAAGGTAGAGATCGACCCTATGGGGAACATCCTGGGGACCATTGGCAATGGCAAACACGT encodes:
- the ssnA gene encoding putative aminohydrolase SsnA — translated: MLLVGNGPVITRDENNPFFANGCVVIEGDVIKEVGDTEVMKRKYSGASFVDAEGNLVMPGFINAHMHFYSTFSRGMPSKYPPAQNFTEVLERLWWRLDKALTLEGVYYSTLTALVDCIKNGCTTIIDHHASPLHVAGSLFEIGKATRLAGLRASLCYEVSDRDGKEVMRQGIKENIDFIDHANNAARNGDDRIAGMFGLHASVTLSGETLAQCREAIGDRNVGYHVHVAEGPADEEDSLAKYGKRIVQRFHEFGITGDKSLFIHCVHLDNEELETIKRTGTAVVHNPESNMGNAVGCTPLLKICDMGILTGLGTDGYVSDMLQSYKMANALQKHHNRHPNVAWGEIPTMLFENNAKICARYFKTPVGKLASGCAGDVVVSDYIPPTPLSAENINGHLLFGTTGRSVLTTVASGKVLMRDRHLAELDEKAIFAKAREVALKTWEAV
- the ygfK gene encoding putative selenate reductase subunit YgfK → MSHIMRPQLFEDLLRWVAGEYQSTDSIFGIHKSLFYVPKKNAPYSTEIFGHRLLTPFGPAAGPNSQLTQNIVASWLGGARFIELKTVQVMDELELGRPCIDMADEGYNAEWSQELKLEQSVQEYVKAWVLLHVLQRMLGWEKLPFGTVFNMSAGYNLEGIKSPRMQRFMDTLTKAEEPIARYKAILDRDFPQYADIEVPSQLVNSVTLSTMHGCPPDEIQKIGLYFLEEKGLHLILKLNPTLLGKKEAMKILHEDLGYKDIDIHDDTFDHDLQYPRALEIVSTLKNRAKELGLFFGVKLTNTFAMVNYRGVMPGEEMYMSGRSLFPISMQLFERVSERFGGNLPVSYSAGADELNVPALFACGAMPVTMASDLLKPGGYAKFRPCIEALEGAMEKAGATTLKEFASDRLETLKNTAKDALSNPRYKKSAFEGVPKVTSELRLFDCVTAPCMGSCAVCQDVPAYAWRIAQGDFDGALAVILRKNPLPGVTGHVCTHLCQSTCTRNNYDSPVAIRALKRFAAEREQSPSKTPDAKRDTKETEQKVAVIGAGPSGLAAGAYLALAGVDVTIFEEMPRAGGMMALAPEFRLPKEVMDADVRRIMDLGVKIELNHKITEPPENLLEKGFDAVYVACGFPEDARFSLPISVPGGDALEASASVFTSMKLLKSVALGKELDLGKKTIVIGGGNTAMDVARTASRLTGNPVTVVYRRTRTEMPAIQEERDLVFEEGNELVELADPCGVVVENGKVTGLECRKCRLGDPDASGRRAPIPTEEKFVVKGDSIVIAVGQGSEKELFHGSRVITKKNGAVEIRSKYSDSAGMTSVCGVFAGGDATRTPAIVIQGCADGARAAKAICCQLGILNSSETANEKLPPLTEREILEVKASRTHKSFQHKESHLPLSERKGFDLVERTLSPEDAQAEARRCLQCATFCDKCVEVCPNRANVSYKVTPIKVDVPRICSEDGTAVIVGTEQVEISQSRQVLHIDDFCNECGNCATFCVHEGHPYRDKPRLVLNGPDFAAQDDNVFQIDGNVLRRREGGRESRLTIERGGYLYENESLSVELDNGFAVRSLTPRGHVEECSLRDAVEMAVMFNGIRASAPYLNSIPYLNSIKGLKMG